The following proteins are encoded in a genomic region of Amia ocellicauda isolate fAmiCal2 chromosome 6, fAmiCal2.hap1, whole genome shotgun sequence:
- the LOC136751866 gene encoding protein dopey-2-like, with protein sequence MEMSSTCTEDGNPYLLSPVEEEKREADSGSASPQAQGAKPAGGRKGWESGQISMPQFKEKLTGFFSPLKQKQTPSPEEKKSPTKGEPWEAGCVLQDKANVSESCSQAFAATCQLLLECTTFPVYLSEDETEALYTTVFQEFGNGEGSLPLWLKSLMTLCCFVKDCHVQNVAISTLLELVNHSQSLALVIEDKNRRYKISDNNPFCGRLQMVTVPPINPGVLRIIAEKTDFYLTVL encoded by the exons ATGGAGATGAGCTCAACATGCACTGAAGATGGCAACCC ATACCTCCTGTCCCCAGTGGAGGAGGAGAAAAGAGAGGCCGACAGCGGATCAGCGAGCCCCCAAGCCCAGGGGGCCAAGCCTGCTGGTGGCCGAAAGGGCTGGGAATCGGGTCAGATCTCCATGCCTCAGTTTAAGGAGAAGCTGACTGGCTTCTTCTCGCCCCTCAAGCAGAAGCAGACCCCCTCCCCAGAGGAGAAGAAGAGCCCAACCAAAGGGGAGCCCTGGGAGGCAGGCTGTGTTTTGCAGGACAAAGCCAACGTCTCTGAGTCCTGTAGCCAGGCCTTTGCCGCCACCTGTCAGCTACTGCTGGAGTGCACCACCTTCCCAGTCTACCTGTCAGAGGATGAGACTGAGGCTCTCTACACTACCGTCTTCCAGGAATTCG GCAATGGGGAGGGCAGCTTGCCCCTCTGGCTCAAGTCGCTGATGACACTGTGCTGCTTTGTGAAGGACTGCCATGTACAGAATGTGGCCATCTCCACTCTGCTGGAGCTGGTCAACCACTCCCAGTCACTGGCCCTGGTCATCGAGGACAAGAACCGGCGCTACAAGATCTCCGACAATAACCCCTTCTGTGGCCGTCTGCAGATGGTCACTGTGCCACCCATCAACCCTGGGGTCCTCCGAATCATTGCAGAGAAAACCGACTTCTATCTAACTGTTTTGTGA
- the LOC136751803 gene encoding uncharacterized protein LOC136751803, producing the protein MHRLRMRRGSVSKDTSDSGIDDNSDTECKCPVMEEMAREQFYRSVELTPTLRRNDPKSLMDYCRNLIKAKDILSKDISKKEKEVKQVQKEKNQRISIKSSITSDLKIAERKVFLTSKALTMLDRLIKHNLNEKEELLTSLEEMQKENEAMEAELKTARWKLYVSLKKMHGGHSSGS; encoded by the exons ATGCACAGACTGAGGATGAGGAGGGGCTCAGTATCTA AGGACACAAGTGACAGTGGCATTGATGACAACTCAGACACTGAATGCAA GTGTCCAGTGATGGAGGAGATGGCCAGAGAGCAGTTCTATAGATCGGTGGAGCTCACTCCCACATTGAGGAGAAATGATCCCAAAAGTCTAATGGATTATTGCAGGAACCTG ATCAAAGCAAAAGACATCCTATCCAAGGACATCTCTAagaaggaaaaagag gtaAAACAGgtccaaaaagaaaagaatcaGCGCATTTCCATCAAGAGCAGCATCACGTCAGATCTGAAGATTGCAGAG CGTAAAGTCTTTCTGACCTCAAAGGCTCTAACTATGCTGGACAGGTTGATCAAACAC AATCTGAATGAGAAGGAGGAGCTGTTGACTTCTCTGGAGGAGATGCAGAAGGAAAATGAG GCAATGGAAGCTGAACTAAAAACTGCCCGATGGAAGCTGTACGTCTCCTTAAAAAAGATGCACGGTGGCCACAGCAGTGGCAGCTGA